The Lathyrus oleraceus cultivar Zhongwan6 chromosome 5, CAAS_Psat_ZW6_1.0, whole genome shotgun sequence genome includes the window TTTAATCTAAATAATAATCacttattattattttattaacttattACTATTATCACTAATTTTCACctattaaataataataataataacccactcaattaactaattaaattaatattcaACTAATATTAACTAATTAACTAAATAATAACTAATATAATTAATTAGTTTAATTCACCACACCATCCTTTCTACACTTTTGCTCACACACTCCCTAATACCTCAATTTCTATAATTCTAAGGCAACTATCCTACACCAAGGGTAACACAACAGAACAAAACATCAATCaacacaacacaaccacaactatcacataattaaattacaaaaaataatttaaatacaaTCAGGGCattacaactctcccccacttagaACATTTTCATCCTAAAAAATTACCTGATGCGAACAACTCAGGATACGACTCTCATATCCCACTTTCCAAATCCCAAGTCATATTTCCTCCGACAGTGCCTCCCCACACTACCTTCATGAGAGCAATCTTTTTTCCTCTCAATTGTTTCAGTTCTCAATCATCAATCCTTATAGGCAAAGCCTTAACTGTAAGgttatccctcacttgaacatcatccatTGGAATCACATACGGCGGATCCAGAACATACTTATGAAGTTGTGAAGCATGGAACACATCGTATAGATTTGACAAATTCGGTGGCAACGCCACTCTATAAGGAACTGGTCCAACTCGCCCAAATATATGATACAGACCAATAAATCGAGGAGTAAGCTTCCTCGACTTCAATGCACGTCTTACACCGGTCACCGGAGTGACTCTCAAGAAtacatggtctccctcttgaaactcaagattctttctcctcttatcatggtagCTTTTCTTCCTACTATgcgaagctttcatcttctcccgAATCAACTTCACCTTCTTAGTAGTTTGTTAGACAATATCAGCTCCAAGTACTACACTCTCGCCAGATTCATGCCAACACAAATGTGTCTTGCACCTTCAACCATACAAGGCTTCAaaaggtgtcattccaatactaAAATGGAAAGTGTTATTTTACGTGAACTCAATCAACAACAAATGACTACCCCAAGCACCTCCTTGCTCGAGAACACAGAGCTCTCAACAAGTCCTCTAATGACTAAATGGTCCTATATGTCTGACCATCGGTTTACGGATGATAAGTTGAACTCAATCTCATCTTTGAACCCAAACCTTTCTGCAAACTCTCCCAAAATCTGGAAGTGAACCTCAAATCTCTATCTGACACAATACTCAATGGAACTCCATGCAACTTCACAATCACATAGATATATATCTCTGCCAACTTCTGCATAGAAAACTTGATGTTAATCGGAATAAAATAGGCCGACTTCGTTAGTCTATCAACAATTACCCAAATGGTATCATTCCCTCTCGAAGTATTCGATAACCTTGTCATAAAATACATAGAAATTCTATCCAATTTTCATTCTGGAATATCCAACGACTGCATCAACCCAACAGGTTTCTGAAGTTCAacctttgacttttgacaagtcaaacaagcataaacaaGTTGAGCCACGTCTCGTTTCATTCCAGACTACCAAAAGATCTTCTTCAGATTctgatacatcttagtagcttCTGGAGGAATACTCAAGCCACTTCGATGACTTTCTTCCGAAATCATCTTCTTCAACTCAGCTTTGTCAGGAATACAAATTCTGTCTCTGAACCTCAACACACCTTGTTCATTCACTTTGAAATCATTACTTTCAGTCTAATTACTTCAAACCATCAAGTCCACCAACTTTGACATCCAACTTTTGACTCTCTTTAATGTTATTAAGAAAATAATTGTTGATCTTCAGCATACCCAACATCACACTCTGCTGTGTCAGCTCACAAACCAAACTCATGTCTCTGAACTATTCAATCATTTCTAACTCTCTAACCATCACAACAGACATATGTAAAGACTTTCGACTTAAAGCATCAGCCATGACATTCGCCTTACCAGGATGATAATTCAAgccaaagtcataatcctttaAGAATTCCAACCATCTGCGCTATCTCATATTTATTTCCCTCTGATCAAACaagtatttcaaactcttatgatcACTAAACACTTTAAATCTGGAATCATATAGATAATGCCTCCAAATTTTCAACACGAACACCATCGCAACCAACTCCAAAACACGAGAAGGATAGTTTCTCTCATGAATCCTTAATTATTGtgaagcataagccacaaccttTCCATTTTTCAATAGCAAACCACCTAAACCCATCAACGACGCATCATAATATACCACAAATTATTCATTCAGTTCAAGTAAAATCAAAATCGGAGTTGCAGTCAACCTTTTCTTCAGCTCTATGAAAATGTTCTCACAATGAACGTCCCACACAAATGATTTACCTTTGTAGGTCAATTGAGTTAACGAAAGTGCCAATTTGGAAAAACCTTCAATAAACCTGCGGTAATAACCAACCAAGCTCCAAAAGCTTCTAATCTTTATCACCGACTCCCATTGTAGAACTGTATCTACCTTGGATGGATCCACAACAATACCACCACCTGAAATAACATGACCAAGCAAGATAACCTCTTTCAACCAGAATTCACACTTCGAAAACTTAGCATAaagcttcttcttcttcttcttcaacaCTTGTAATACAACTCgcaaatgctcaacatgttcttctttTGATTTAAAATAGATCAGAATGTCATCAATCAATACCACAACAACACGATCTAAGTAAGTATGAAAGATAcgattcatgtactccataaatactccagaTGCATTAGAAACAGCGAACGACATCACCAAATACTCATAGTGTCCATATCGAGTTCTAAACTCCGCCTTCTGTACATCTTAATCCTTCACTCTGATATGGTGGTAACttgacctcaaatcaattttgctaaacacactTGCACCCACCAACTGATCCATCAATTCATCTTTTCTCGaaagtggatacttgttcttaatcgtcactttattcaactgttggtaatccacacacaacctcatgctaccGTCATTCTTCTTTACCAACAACACCGGAGCTCCCAAAGGCGACACACTTGGTCTCACAAATATCTTCTCTTGCAGATCTTCTAATTGTTTCTTCAACTCTGCTAACTCCGATGTATACATCCTGCATGGTGCCATAGAAATAGGCCTGGTACCAGGGAAAATATCAATAGAAAACTCCACCTCTCTCTCTGGAGGTACATCTAAAATGTCATCTGGAAACAACTATGGAAAATCCTGCACTACCTATAATTCATCAATCACCGCCTAAATCTTAGAAGATAATGCCGCAAACAACGCAAACACCTGAGCTTCCTTTTCCAAAAGCTCATTCAACTCTCTAGCAGACAAGAAACCAACTTCTTCCTCCTCCCTAGAAGTAAGTAACCGCACCAACTTGTTATAACAATTGATATGAACATGATTGAACTCCAACCAGTTCATCCCCAAGATAACATCAAGATTCTCCAACGGCAAGCAAATAAGATCAATGCCAAAATCTTTATCAAAGATTAacaaaggacaattcaaacaaactgaagtagtagtcaccGAACCCTTAGCAGAAGTTTCCATAACCATTTCTCCATTAATAGAAGACACAACAAGGCCTAGCCTTTTCACATAGTCAGCAGcaataaaagaatgagtagcaccagtaTCGATAATAGCAATCAAAGGCACATTATTAATATAACATATACCTCTGATCAACCTATCATCATCGGAATTCCGAGTCCCCGTTAGAGCGAACACCTTTCCTCCAGTTGAAGCTTTCTTACGCTTTGAGAAAT containing:
- the LOC127079894 gene encoding uncharacterized mitochondrial protein AtMg00860-like gives rise to the protein MSFAVSNASGVFMEYMNRIFHTYLDRVVVVLIDDILIYFKSKEEHVEHLRVVLQVLKKKKKKLYAKFSKCEFWLKEVILLGHVISGGGIVVDPSKVDTVLQWESVIKIRSFWSLVGYYRRFIEGFSKLALSLTQLTYKGKSFVWDVHCENIFIELKKRLTATPILILLELNE